The Bacillus sp. FJAT-27916 genomic interval AATGGTATTCATGCCTGCCGGCTTCTCAATGACCAGTACATAATCATCCTCATATTTAATGGTCAGCGGGAGATCATCTCCCTTCATCTTTTCACTGCATGCTTCAGGTGGATATTGAACGATAATCCTATCATCAGGCTGAATGATATACCGAACATTTTCAATGCACCCATTGACCATGATCTTCCCGCCCCTAAACTTGATATCAGTCAGGGCCGCCTTGGAGATTTTTTTACGGTTTAGAAATTCGCGCAGGAGCATTCCCTCCTCCTCCTTTGCAGCAGTGAATTGTAACATAAACGGCTTTGCCATCAAACTCATCCTTTATCTTCAAATCTTTCTTTACCTCATGAAAAAAGGGCCGAATGACTCGGCCCCTGCTAATCAGTCTGTCACAAAGGAATCGCGAACTCTTCTCCAGAAAGGGAATGGCCTGAAGCGTGCAAACCTGATACGTTCATCAGCCACTCGAAATTGAATGGATTTCACGTCCTTATGCAAAAGACTTAAATGATCAATCGTAATTTGGAAATCATCGCTTGTCACCGGCTTCAGCATGCAGGTATGATGCCCTGGCAGAATAAGCGGTGACCCGATTGTCCGAAACACCCGATTATTGATGGAAGCCATCTCCGTCAATTGAATCGCCGGAATGGATGGGTGAATGATGGCACCGCCCAATGCTTTATTGTAGGCAGTACTGCCTGAAGGCGTTGACACACAAAGCCCATCTCCTCTAAAGCGCTCAAAGGACTGTCCCCTAATTTCCACATCCATGACAAGGGTACTGCCCACACTTTTTACGGTCGATTCATTCAAGGCTAAGTATTTCGACTCCCTGCCCCCATGGCTGTAACGGACCGTCACTTCAAGCAGCGGATACTCAACCGTCTGATACGGCGTTTTTGCGATTGCCGTCGCAAGCTTTTCAATCTCCTCAGGAATCCAGTCCGCATAAAAGCCTAGATGGCCTGTATGAACACCGACAAAGGCAGTCCGATCAAGACGGGAGCTGTACCGGTGGAAAGCGTACAGCAATGTCCCGTCACCGCCTACGGAAATGACAATATCCGGTTGGTCTTCATCATAAATGACCCCGAGACTGTCCAGCTGATCTTTAATTTTTTGCATTAGTTCATTTGATTTAGTATCACCTTTTGACGTGACAGCATACTTCATATTCATCCCCACCTGTTAAGTGTTTTTCCCCCTCTTTTTCACGACATAAGCTTGGGCTTCCTGAATTTCAAGCTTAATCTGGGTCATTTCCTCATCCATGTGAAAGGCAGCCTCTGCAAGACTCTCAAGCCTTTTCTTCAATATTTCCGGGAACTGTCCATTGTATTTATAATTCAGCGAATGCTCAATTGTCGCCCAAAAGTTCATGGCAAGCGTCCGGATTTGAATCTCCGCCATGATTTTCTTTTCGCCATGAATGGTTTGAACCGGATATTCAATGACGACATGATAGGAGCGATACCCGCTTGCCTTTTTATTGGTGATATAGTCCCGTTCCTCGAGAATGGTGAAATCGGTTCGCTGCCGAAGCAGAAGAACGACCTGTTTAATATCATCGACGAATTGGCACATAATCCTCAATCCAGCTATATCTTGGATTTCTGATTCTAATTTATCTTCGGGTACATGCTTTTGATATGCTTTATCTAGAATACTTGCAACTGGCTTAACCCGTCCAGTCACAAACTCAATCGGAGAATGCTCGTTTTCCAAATCAAATTGAGACCGAATGCCCCTTAACTTAATTTTCAATTCATCAACTGCCTGTTTATACGGGGCTAAAAATTCATCCCAATTTCTACTCATGGACTCCACCACCTGGATTACTTTTCATAAACAATACCTTAGCGAGCTGGATACGGTTCTGTCTTTATCTGTTCTATTCAAAATTAGCCTATGGCTGTTTGTTATTTAACAATTATGTACTTAGTTTTTGTTACTTATTGTGATGACCATTCCTTCTCTAGCTGCTTACCTCCTATTTTATCACAAGAATATAACTCATTTCTAAGATTGATGTAAACTTACCAAAAAGTCATAATAAGAGGGTACCATTAATGACAGTTGGAGGAATAAAACATGTCTGAACAAATTGAGATTGAATTTAAGAATTTATTGTCGGATGCAGAATTCGAACGCCTAATTGCGGCGCATCATATAAGCGATGAACAATTTATTGAACAGAAGAACCATTACTTCGACACGCCTAACTTTGCCCTGAAGGACTGCCAGAGCGCCCTTCGTATCCGAGAAAAAAACGGCCGGTATGAAATGACCTTGAAACAGCCTCTGCCTGATGGTCATGGACTGCTTGAGACAAACCTCACGCTTGATTCCGGTGCAGCGAGAGCCCTCCTTTCAGGAGAAACTATTCAAGAGGGTCCAGTTTATGACAAAGTCCGGTTAATGGGCATTGACCCAAATCTTCTCTCTTGCTTTGGAACTTTAACGACTGCCAGAGCTGAAATCCCTTATGAAGATGGACTGCTTGTTTTTGATAAGAGCACGTATTTTGATGTGACTGATTATGAGCTTGAATTTGAAGCCAATCATTATGAGAAGGGAAAAATAATCTTTCAGGAATTGCTCCAAACGGCAAACATTCCAGCGCGGGCAACCGATAATAAGGTCAAACGCTTTTTCATGGAGATGCAAAGAGTGAAAAAACTTGAGGAGTGATCAACATGAGGGCAAGTGACTTGCCTATCGCCCTGCAAATACAGGCACTTCAATCCTTTTCAACACTTGGAAGCCAAAACAGCAACACCCGGCCAGAAACAGCAGCCCTATTTCAATCTATGCTTGGAGAGGCGCTTTCTAGTTCCAGCAATGATTCTTCATCACTTGGGCTTGGAACAATCGCAACCTTGATTCATTCCGGGCTTGGCAGCTTAGAACCGACATCAAGCCAAACGATTAAAGCATCATACAATCCTGCAAGCGGGAACTATGACGATATCATCCGTAAAGCAGCAACAACCTATGATGTACCTGAAAAGTTAATACGCGCTGTCATCAAACAAGAAAGCGGATTTGACCCTGACGCGGTCAGTATGGCAGGTGCTTCCGGATTAATGCAGTTAATGCCTTCCACCGCCTCCTGGCTGGGGGTATCTGATGTCTTTGATCCGCATGATAATATTATGGGTGGAACGAAGTATTTACGGAATATGCTCTCCAAGTATAACGGAGATATCACACTTGCGCTTGCAGCCTATAATGCCGGACCTGGTAATGTGGATAAATACGGGGGAGTTCCTCCTTTTGAGGAAACAAAAAACTATGTCAACAAGGTGCTGCATCAATATTATGCGTAAGGAAGGTGAGCGAACATATGCTCATCTTTTTCTTTTATTTGCTCAGCAATTCGCGGTCGAAAAGCAGGATATTGGAAAATTAAGGTCCCCCTTGCTAAAATTATGGTTATATGTAAAACCAATTATAAATAGAGGAGAATGATGTATGGCTGAAGTAAATCTGACACCATACGAGGCATTGGGAGAAGCTAAATTACATGAATTAGTGAATGAATTTTATGGTAATGTGGGATCCCATCCGCTTCTAGCTCCCATTTTTCCGAAAGACCTGAGCGAAACAGCACGTAAACAGAAGCAGTTTCTCACTCAGTTCCTTGGAGGACCGTCCATCTATACAGAAGAACATGGACACCCAATGTTGCGAGCAAGGCATATGCCGTTTGAAATAACACAAAAACGGGCAGAGGCCTGGCTGGAGTGTATGGAAAGAGCGATGGATACAGTAAATGTGGAAAATCCATTGAGAGAGTATATATTAGGGCGGCTGACGATGACAGCCCAGCATATGATTAACACAAAAGAATCCTTTGGAAGCGGTGATTTTTATGCCAAATCATAAAGCGTCCTCTTCCAATTGGCATGATTGGTCTACCGTGCATCATTTTTTCAAGCCTCTTGAAAAGCCTTTAGAAATCTATGTATTTATTGACCCTACCTGCCCTTCCTGCTTCAGATTAGATCGCACGCTCAAACGTCTGAAACTAGAATACGGCCATTATTTTGCGCTCAAGCATGTCTTCAGCAAGCAAACTCATACACGGCTGCCTGAGAAGTCAAGGACCTCTCAATCAGGCATTTCGTGTGAGAAGCTATGGATTGAGAAGGAATTTGCCGGTCATATTACATCAATTGCCATTAAGGCAGCAGAACTTCAAGGTAAAAAAGCAGGATATCGTTATTTCAAGAAAATACAAGAATCCCTTTTTATAAACCAGGAATGCGTAGATGCGCTTGATACACTTCTGACTTGTGCAGAGAAAGCAGATATCGACTATGATGAATTCGTTCGAGACCTTCAATCAGATAGTGCCATTAAAGCTTTGGAATGTGATTTGAAGATAACAGAGGAAATGGATGTTCAGGACCTCCCTTCCCTTGTCTTCTTCAATCAGAAGATGGAGGAAGAAGGCATCAAGGTCGCAGGCTCTTATCCATATGAGATTTATGTGCAGATACTTGAGGAGATTTTAGGATTCCAGCCGAAAGCCAACGCATTGCCTGCCTTGGAAGAATGCGCAAAGGAATTTGAGGTAGTCACCACATCCGAGCTTAGCTATATTTATCAAATGGAGCCTCATGAGGTTGAACGTGAAATGAAGAAA includes:
- a CDS encoding CYTH domain-containing protein; the encoded protein is MSEQIEIEFKNLLSDAEFERLIAAHHISDEQFIEQKNHYFDTPNFALKDCQSALRIREKNGRYEMTLKQPLPDGHGLLETNLTLDSGAARALLSGETIQEGPVYDKVRLMGIDPNLLSCFGTLTTARAEIPYEDGLLVFDKSTYFDVTDYELEFEANHYEKGKIIFQELLQTANIPARATDNKVKRFFMEMQRVKKLEE
- a CDS encoding globin domain-containing protein; this encodes MAEVNLTPYEALGEAKLHELVNEFYGNVGSHPLLAPIFPKDLSETARKQKQFLTQFLGGPSIYTEEHGHPMLRARHMPFEITQKRAEAWLECMERAMDTVNVENPLREYILGRLTMTAQHMINTKESFGSGDFYAKS
- a CDS encoding NAD kinase, which codes for MKYAVTSKGDTKSNELMQKIKDQLDSLGVIYDEDQPDIVISVGGDGTLLYAFHRYSSRLDRTAFVGVHTGHLGFYADWIPEEIEKLATAIAKTPYQTVEYPLLEVTVRYSHGGRESKYLALNESTVKSVGSTLVMDVEIRGQSFERFRGDGLCVSTPSGSTAYNKALGGAIIHPSIPAIQLTEMASINNRVFRTIGSPLILPGHHTCMLKPVTSDDFQITIDHLSLLHKDVKSIQFRVADERIRFARFRPFPFWRRVRDSFVTD
- a CDS encoding GTP pyrophosphokinase; the encoded protein is MSRNWDEFLAPYKQAVDELKIKLRGIRSQFDLENEHSPIEFVTGRVKPVASILDKAYQKHVPEDKLESEIQDIAGLRIMCQFVDDIKQVVLLLRQRTDFTILEERDYITNKKASGYRSYHVVIEYPVQTIHGEKKIMAEIQIRTLAMNFWATIEHSLNYKYNGQFPEILKKRLESLAEAAFHMDEEMTQIKLEIQEAQAYVVKKRGKNT
- a CDS encoding lytic transglycosylase domain-containing protein, producing the protein MRASDLPIALQIQALQSFSTLGSQNSNTRPETAALFQSMLGEALSSSSNDSSSLGLGTIATLIHSGLGSLEPTSSQTIKASYNPASGNYDDIIRKAATTYDVPEKLIRAVIKQESGFDPDAVSMAGASGLMQLMPSTASWLGVSDVFDPHDNIMGGTKYLRNMLSKYNGDITLALAAYNAGPGNVDKYGGVPPFEETKNYVNKVLHQYYA
- a CDS encoding DsbA family protein yields the protein MPNHKASSSNWHDWSTVHHFFKPLEKPLEIYVFIDPTCPSCFRLDRTLKRLKLEYGHYFALKHVFSKQTHTRLPEKSRTSQSGISCEKLWIEKEFAGHITSIAIKAAELQGKKAGYRYFKKIQESLFINQECVDALDTLLTCAEKADIDYDEFVRDLQSDSAIKALECDLKITEEMDVQDLPSLVFFNQKMEEEGIKVAGSYPYEIYVQILEEILGFQPKANALPALEECAKEFEVVTTSELSYIYQMEPHEVEREMKKLMLKQAVEHIPLQSETFWRYR